The Lates calcarifer isolate ASB-BC8 unplaced genomic scaffold, TLL_Latcal_v3 _unitig_170_quiver_1334, whole genome shotgun sequence genome includes a region encoding these proteins:
- the LOC127139586 gene encoding uncharacterized protein LOC127139586 isoform X3, whose product MRSFTLIPALLLCSWISVSVSESQTVEVQSGEDITLLCSSTSTAPTHTFWSKLYNKTKISCISSMYGSEGEASFCDGFQNGKYEMSSNITTISLKIKQVDVSDSGLYLCGFYISRHTRLTVTDLNVQGSDEPRNHVDGECTKEPDGIAKLTSMILGAVTVFLVMVVIGLAVKTAADENQNPQRNKNLDSGDLKDAALSLYSPTIRNRRPASEREEETHVIYTASR is encoded by the exons cctggatctctgtctcagtgtctgagtctCAGACTGTGGAGGTCCAGTCTGGTGAAGACATCACTCTGCTGTGCTCCAGCACCTCCACAGCTCCAACTCACACATTTTGGTCCAAACTTTATAACAAAACCAAGATCAGCTGTATCTCCTCTATGTACGGCTCTGAAGGCGAGGCTTCATTCTGTGATGGATTTCAAAATGGCAAATATGAAATGAGCTCCAACATCACCACAATCTCTCTTAAAATCAAACAAGTGGATGtatctgactctggactgtatCTCTGTGGATTTTACATAAGTAGACACACAAGACTTACCGTGACAGATTTAAATGTTCAAG GCAGTGATGAACCTCGTAACCATGTTGACGGCGAGTGTACGA AAGAACCTGATGGAATAGCAAAGCTGACAAGTATGATCCTCGGTGCTGTGACTGTTTTCCTTGTCATGGTCGTCATTGGTCTGGCTGTTAAGACAG CCGCTGATGAAAACCAGAATCCACAGAGAAACAAG AACCTGGACTCTGGTGACTTGAAGGATGCAGCACTGAGTTTGTATTCACCAACAATAAGAAACAGGAGGCctgcatcagagagagaagaggagactcATGTTATTTACACTGCCAGCAGATAG
- the LOC127139587 gene encoding uncharacterized protein LOC127139587, whose protein sequence is MYNSPPLSNKPPVQELTDIKCHCSETIRRTMRSFTLIPALLLCSWISVSVSESQTVEVQSGEDVTLLCSSTSTAPTYTFWSKLYNKTKISCISSMYGSEGKASFCDGFQNGKYEMSSNITTISLKIKQVDVSDSGLYLCGFYISRHTRLTVTDLNVQGSDEPHDHVGGECTKEPDGIAKLTSMILGAVTVFLVMVVIGLAVKTAADENQNPQRNKNLDSGDLKDAALSLYSPTIRNRRPASEREEETHVIYTASR, encoded by the exons atgtacaACAGCCCGCCTCTTTCCAACAAACCCCCTGTACAAGAGCTCACAGATATAAAGTGTCATTGCAGTGAGACGATCAGACGCACAATGAGGAGCTTCACCTTGATACCAGCTTTACTTCTCTGCT cctggatctctgtctcagtgtctgagtctCAGACTGTGGAGGTCCAGTCTGGTGAAGACGTCACTCTGTTGTGCTCCAGCACCTCCACAGCTCCAACTTACACATTTTGGTCCAAACTTTATAACAAAACCAAGATCAGCTGTATCTCTTCTATGTACGGCTCTGAAGGCAAAGCTTCATTCTGTGATGGATTTCAAAATGGCAAATATGAAATGAGCTCCAACATCACCACAATCTCTCTTAAAATCAAACAAGTGGATGtatctgactctggactgtatCTCTGTGGATTTTACATAAGTAGACACACAAGACTTACTGTGACAGATTTAAATGTTCAAG GCAGTGATGAACCTCATGACCATGTTGGTGGCGAGTGTACGA AAGAACCTGATGGAATAGCAAAGCTGACAAGTATGATCCTCGGTGCTGTGACTGTTTTCCTTGTCATGGTCGTCATTGGTCTGGCTGTTAAGACAG CCGCTGATGAAAACCAGAATCCACAGAGAAACAAG AACCTGGACTCTGGTGACTTGAAGGATGCAGCACTGAGTTTGTATTCACCAACAATAAGAAACAGGAGGCctgcatcagagagagaagaggagactcATGTTATTTACACTGCCAGCAGATAG
- the LOC127139586 gene encoding uncharacterized protein LOC127139586 isoform X1 — MYNSPPLSNKPPVQELTDIKCHCSETIRRTMRSFTLIPALLLCSWISVSVSESQTVEVQSGEDITLLCSSTSTAPTHTFWSKLYNKTKISCISSMYGSEGEASFCDGFQNGKYEMSSNITTISLKIKQVDVSDSGLYLCGFYISRHTRLTVTDLNVQGSDEPRNHVDGECTKEPDGIAKLTSMILGAVTVFLVMVVIGLAVKTAADENQNPQRNKNLDSGDLKDAALSLYSPTIRNRRPASEREEETHVIYTASR; from the exons atgtacaACAGCCCGCCTCTTTCCAACAAACCCCCTGTACAAGAGCTCACAGATATAAAGTGTCATTGCAGTGAGACGATCAGACGCACAATGAGGAGCTTCACCTTGATACCAGCTTTACTTCTCTGCT cctggatctctgtctcagtgtctgagtctCAGACTGTGGAGGTCCAGTCTGGTGAAGACATCACTCTGCTGTGCTCCAGCACCTCCACAGCTCCAACTCACACATTTTGGTCCAAACTTTATAACAAAACCAAGATCAGCTGTATCTCCTCTATGTACGGCTCTGAAGGCGAGGCTTCATTCTGTGATGGATTTCAAAATGGCAAATATGAAATGAGCTCCAACATCACCACAATCTCTCTTAAAATCAAACAAGTGGATGtatctgactctggactgtatCTCTGTGGATTTTACATAAGTAGACACACAAGACTTACCGTGACAGATTTAAATGTTCAAG GCAGTGATGAACCTCGTAACCATGTTGACGGCGAGTGTACGA AAGAACCTGATGGAATAGCAAAGCTGACAAGTATGATCCTCGGTGCTGTGACTGTTTTCCTTGTCATGGTCGTCATTGGTCTGGCTGTTAAGACAG CCGCTGATGAAAACCAGAATCCACAGAGAAACAAG AACCTGGACTCTGGTGACTTGAAGGATGCAGCACTGAGTTTGTATTCACCAACAATAAGAAACAGGAGGCctgcatcagagagagaagaggagactcATGTTATTTACACTGCCAGCAGATAG